The Kiloniellales bacterium genome has a window encoding:
- a CDS encoding 2-hydroxychromene-2-carboxylate isomerase, protein MVQPIAFYFDFSSPYAYLTAQVVDELGARHGREVAWKPFLLGVLFKVTGQQPLLNMPVKGDYARLDLARSARALGVPFVVPESFPFHSVAAARAFYWLEDRDAAAARSLGKALFDAAFGQGRDISRAETVIEIAAERGVERAAIAAALQDQAVKDRLRREVDRAVEAGVFGSPILIVDGEPFWGHDHLPDVERWLDSGGW, encoded by the coding sequence ATGGTCCAGCCGATCGCGTTCTATTTCGACTTCTCCAGCCCCTACGCCTACCTGACCGCCCAGGTCGTCGACGAGCTCGGCGCCCGACACGGTCGCGAGGTGGCCTGGAAGCCCTTTCTCCTGGGCGTGCTCTTCAAGGTCACCGGACAGCAGCCGCTGCTGAACATGCCGGTCAAGGGCGACTACGCGCGTCTGGATCTGGCGCGCAGCGCCCGCGCACTCGGCGTGCCCTTCGTGGTGCCGGAGTCCTTTCCCTTTCATTCGGTGGCCGCGGCCCGCGCCTTCTACTGGCTCGAGGACCGCGACGCCGCGGCGGCCAGGAGCCTCGGCAAGGCGCTCTTCGATGCCGCTTTCGGCCAGGGTCGAGACATCTCCCGCGCCGAAACGGTTATCGAGATCGCCGCCGAGCGGGGCGTCGAGCGCGCGGCGATCGCGGCCGCCCTTCAGGACCAGGCGGTCAAGGACCGCCTGCGCCGCGAGGTCGACCGGGCGGTCGAGGCGGGCGTCTTCGGCTCGCCGATCCTGATCGTCGACGGCGAGCCCTTCTGGGGCCACGATCACCTGCCGGACGTCGAGCGCTGGCTGGACAGCGGCGGTTGGTAG
- a CDS encoding cation diffusion facilitator family transporter: MTRAHHDHHHHDHAPAANAGNERRVFWAMVLTGGFAVVEVIGGLVSGSLALLADAGHMVTDFVALLLAWLAFRLGRRPGDPRRTFGYSRFQVLAAFVNGLALIVVVGWILVEAVQRLKVPVQVAGGTMMAVAVAGLLVNLLAFAILHGGDRDNLNLRGAALHVLSDLLGSAAAISAALVILLTGWMPIDPILSLAVALLIVRSAWFVIRRSAHILLEGTPDWLDIAELQRAVAAAVPGVADVHHVHVWCLTQERPLITLHARLAAGCDDQQALSAIQAFLKAEYGLDHSTIQIERGACGDSPSPAADQRSARTA, translated from the coding sequence GTGACCCGCGCGCACCACGACCACCACCATCATGATCACGCCCCGGCGGCGAACGCGGGCAACGAGCGCCGGGTCTTCTGGGCCATGGTCCTAACCGGCGGCTTCGCGGTGGTCGAGGTGATCGGCGGCCTTGTCTCCGGCTCCCTGGCCTTGCTGGCCGACGCCGGCCACATGGTCACCGACTTCGTCGCCCTGCTGCTGGCCTGGCTGGCCTTCCGCCTCGGCCGCAGGCCGGGCGATCCGCGCCGCACCTTCGGCTACTCGCGCTTCCAGGTGCTGGCCGCCTTCGTCAACGGGCTGGCGCTGATCGTCGTGGTCGGCTGGATCCTGGTCGAGGCGGTCCAGCGCCTGAAGGTGCCGGTCCAGGTCGCCGGCGGCACCATGATGGCGGTCGCGGTCGCCGGCCTCCTGGTCAACCTCCTCGCCTTCGCGATCCTGCACGGCGGCGACCGGGACAACCTCAATCTGCGCGGCGCCGCGCTCCACGTGCTCTCCGACCTGCTCGGCTCGGCGGCGGCGATCTCGGCGGCGCTGGTCATCCTCTTGACCGGCTGGATGCCGATCGACCCGATCCTGTCCCTCGCCGTGGCGCTGCTGATCGTGCGCAGCGCCTGGTTCGTGATCCGCAGGTCGGCGCACATCCTGCTGGAGGGCACGCCGGACTGGCTGGACATCGCCGAGCTCCAGCGCGCGGTCGCCGCCGCCGTGCCGGGGGTCGCGGACGTGCACCACGTCCACGTCTGGTGCCTGACCCAGGAGCGGCCGCTGATCACCCTGCACGCACGCCTCGCCGCAGGCTGCGACGACCAGCAGGCGCTGTCGGCGATCCAGGCCTTCCTGAAGGCCGAGTACGGCCTCGATCATTCGACGATCCAGATCGAGCGCGGCGCCTGCGGCGACTCACCCTCACCCGCCGCGGATCAACGCTCGGCCAGGACGGCCTGA
- a CDS encoding acyl-CoA dehydrogenase family protein — MILSEEQQLIRDTARSFAQSELLPKAAEWDRDSRFPAEAITEMGRLGFLGMLVPEEWDGAGADSVSYALALIEIAAGDGSCSTIMSVHNSVACMPILGYGSQEQKERFLRPLARGEMLGAFCLTEPQAGSDASAIKTRARRDGNRWILSGVKQFITSGQNADLAIVFAVTDPEKGSKGISAFVVPTETAGYRVASVEKKLGQRASDTCQIVLEDLELTPDLMLGEEGEGYKIALANLEGGRIGIAAQSLGMARAAYEAALAYAKEREAFGKPIAQQQAVAFRLADMATQLRAAELMVLDAAALRDAGQPCLKEACMAKLLASEAAERICSDAIQIHGGYGYLADFPVERIYRDVRVCQIYEGTSDIQRLVIGRQILAG; from the coding sequence GTGATCCTGAGCGAAGAGCAGCAGCTGATCCGGGACACCGCGCGCAGTTTCGCCCAGAGCGAGCTGCTTCCCAAGGCGGCGGAATGGGACCGCGACTCCCGCTTCCCCGCGGAGGCCATCACCGAGATGGGCCGGCTCGGCTTCCTCGGAATGCTGGTGCCGGAGGAATGGGACGGCGCCGGGGCCGACAGCGTCTCTTACGCCCTGGCGCTGATCGAGATCGCCGCCGGCGACGGCTCCTGCTCGACCATCATGAGCGTGCACAACTCGGTCGCCTGCATGCCGATCCTCGGCTACGGCAGCCAGGAGCAGAAGGAGCGCTTCCTGCGGCCCCTGGCGCGCGGCGAGATGCTCGGCGCCTTCTGCCTGACCGAGCCCCAGGCCGGCTCCGACGCCAGCGCGATCAAGACACGGGCCCGGCGTGACGGCAACCGCTGGATCCTCTCGGGCGTGAAGCAGTTCATCACCTCGGGTCAGAACGCCGACTTGGCGATCGTCTTCGCGGTGACAGATCCCGAAAAGGGCAGCAAGGGGATCTCGGCCTTCGTCGTGCCGACCGAGACAGCGGGCTACCGCGTCGCCAGCGTCGAGAAGAAGCTCGGCCAGCGGGCCTCGGACACCTGCCAGATCGTTCTCGAGGATCTGGAGCTGACCCCGGATCTGATGCTGGGCGAGGAAGGCGAGGGCTACAAGATCGCCCTGGCCAATCTCGAGGGCGGGCGCATCGGCATCGCCGCCCAGTCCCTCGGCATGGCCCGCGCCGCCTACGAGGCCGCCCTGGCCTACGCCAAGGAACGGGAGGCTTTCGGCAAGCCGATCGCCCAGCAGCAGGCCGTGGCCTTCCGCCTGGCCGACATGGCGACCCAGCTGCGCGCCGCCGAGCTGATGGTGCTCGACGCCGCGGCCCTGCGCGACGCCGGCCAGCCCTGCCTCAAGGAGGCCTGCATGGCCAAGCTGCTGGCCTCGGAGGCGGCGGAACGGATCTGCTCCGACGCCATCCAGATCCACGGCGGCTACGGGTACCTCGCCGATTTCCCGGTGGAACGGATCTATCGTGACGTCCGGGTCTGCCAGATCTACGAGGGAACCTCGGACATCCAGCGCCTTGTCATCGGCCGGCAGATCCTGGCGGGGTAA
- a CDS encoding SDR family oxidoreductase, with product MPTLLITGANRGIGLALLRGFAADGWRIHACCRQPDKAGDLKAVAGEIRLHRVDVTDGLRVASLARELADEAIDLLINNAGIYGPRTGFGETDYDDWLKVLAVNTLAPLRLVERFVEHVGRSDRKLVVNVSSRMGSISQNAGGAYIYRSSKAALNAVTKGLSADLAARGITVVAVHPGWVQTDMGGAGADISADTSAAGLRRVIEGLSAEDSGRFFNHDGEEIPW from the coding sequence TTGCCGACCCTGCTCATCACCGGCGCCAATCGGGGCATCGGGCTCGCACTGCTTCGCGGCTTCGCCGCCGACGGTTGGCGAATCCACGCCTGCTGCCGACAGCCCGACAAGGCCGGAGACCTGAAAGCGGTGGCGGGCGAGATCCGCCTGCACCGGGTCGACGTGACGGACGGCCTGCGGGTCGCCAGCCTGGCGCGCGAACTGGCCGACGAAGCGATCGACCTGCTGATCAACAATGCCGGCATCTATGGCCCGCGCACGGGATTCGGAGAGACCGACTACGACGACTGGCTGAAGGTGCTGGCGGTCAACACCCTGGCCCCCTTGCGCCTGGTCGAGCGCTTCGTCGAGCACGTCGGCCGCAGCGACCGCAAGCTGGTGGTCAACGTCTCCAGCCGCATGGGCTCGATCTCGCAGAACGCGGGCGGCGCCTATATCTATCGCTCGTCCAAGGCGGCGCTCAACGCCGTTACCAAGGGGCTCTCGGCGGACCTGGCGGCGCGCGGCATTACCGTGGTGGCGGTGCACCCGGGCTGGGTCCAGACCGACATGGGCGGGGCGGGTGCCGACATCTCCGCGGATACCAGCGCCGCCGGCCTGCGTCGGGTCATCGAGGGGCTGAGCGCCGAGGACAGCGGGCGCTTCTTCAACCACGACGGCGAGGAGATCCCATGGTGA
- a CDS encoding ATP-binding protein, with protein MWRLQERYEDYLRSTVDWVWECNADLVLTYASPPVALTLGIPAQLLRGRALLDLGRFEDGQTGVDAAETAIANRRPFRNARFVIVSGDAEVAYRLSGVPSFDEASGHFTGYRGTAILDKSPGPDVDSPEVERKLVETLETVLARNIELETELAAAQGSENFGDGYLARLAHELRTPLNAIVGYAQLATRQAAETLPKQIVGYLENIVTASRHLETLLADLDRSNRQDPTERLRNEVVDISEALQEAKRIVVLKAGEAGVDLSRVGPVPPWRVRGDRRACIQILVNLLGNAVKYTPEGGAVGAEAVPVDEGTLEIKVWDTGIGIPESEQERIFQSHYRADHGKIQHPSSGRGLGLAIVRDLARAMKGDIRLESMAGTGSCFILRLPLDRNGGPVGVTD; from the coding sequence TTGTGGCGTCTGCAAGAACGCTACGAAGACTATCTTCGATCGACCGTTGACTGGGTCTGGGAGTGCAATGCCGACCTAGTGCTGACCTACGCCTCGCCGCCGGTCGCATTAACCCTGGGCATACCGGCGCAATTGCTGCGCGGTCGCGCGCTCCTCGACCTCGGCCGCTTCGAGGACGGGCAGACCGGCGTCGACGCGGCGGAGACCGCGATCGCCAACCGCCGTCCCTTCCGCAACGCCCGCTTCGTGATCGTCAGCGGCGACGCCGAGGTCGCCTACCGGCTGTCCGGCGTGCCCAGCTTCGACGAGGCCTCCGGACACTTCACCGGCTACCGGGGTACCGCGATCCTGGACAAGAGCCCCGGCCCGGACGTCGACTCCCCCGAGGTCGAGCGCAAGCTGGTCGAGACCCTGGAGACCGTGCTGGCCCGCAACATCGAACTGGAGACCGAACTCGCCGCGGCCCAAGGCTCGGAGAACTTCGGCGACGGCTACTTGGCGCGCCTGGCGCACGAACTGCGCACGCCGCTGAACGCGATCGTCGGCTACGCCCAGCTTGCGACCCGCCAGGCGGCCGAGACGCTGCCAAAGCAGATCGTCGGCTATCTGGAGAACATCGTCACCGCCTCCCGCCACCTGGAGACCCTCCTGGCCGACCTGGACCGCTCGAACCGCCAGGACCCAACCGAGCGCCTGCGCAACGAGGTGGTCGACATCTCGGAGGCCTTGCAGGAGGCCAAGCGGATCGTGGTCCTCAAGGCCGGCGAGGCAGGCGTCGACCTGTCGCGGGTCGGCCCGGTTCCGCCCTGGCGGGTCCGCGGCGACCGGCGGGCCTGCATCCAGATCCTGGTGAACCTGCTGGGCAACGCGGTGAAGTACACGCCCGAGGGCGGCGCGGTCGGCGCCGAAGCGGTGCCGGTCGACGAAGGTACGCTGGAGATCAAGGTCTGGGACACCGGGATCGGGATCCCGGAGAGCGAGCAGGAGCGGATCTTCCAGAGCCACTACCGCGCCGACCACGGAAAGATCCAGCACCCCTCCTCAGGCCGAGGCCTTGGGCTGGCCATCGTCCGCGATCTCGCCCGGGCAATGAAGGGCGACATCCGCCTGGAGAGCATGGCCGGCACCGGCTCCTGCTTCATCCTGCGCCTGCCCCTGGACCGCAACGGCGGCCCTGTCGGCGTCACCGATTGA